One Myxococcaceae bacterium JPH2 genomic window, AGCGGCTCAACGAGCTGGGCATCGCCGCGGACTTTCGGGAGATCGAACCGCGCACGCCCTTCACCGTGGGCACCCAGTTCACCGTGGAGGCCAGCCGCGTCACGCACACCGTGCCGGACGCGGTGGGCTACATCGTCCGCACGCCCGAGGGCACCGTCATCCACACGGGTGACTTCAAGTTGGATCCCGACCCCATCGACGGGCTGCGCACCGACCTGGAGCGCTGGGGCGAGGCCGGCGACGAGGGCGTTTTGTGCCTGCTGTCGGACTCCACCAACTCCGAGGTGATGGAGGAGACGGGCAGCGAGCGCGTGGTGGAGCAGACCTTCGAGCGCCTGTTCCGCGAGGCCACCGGCCGCATCGTCGTGGCGATGTTCTCCTCCAACGTCCACCGCGTGCGGCACGCGCTGACCCTCTGCGAGAAGCTGGGACGCAAGGTCGCGCTCATGGGCCGCAGCATGATTCGCAACGTGGAGCTGGGCCGCGAGCTGGGCTACCTGGACTTCCCAGACACGCTCTTCATCCACCTCGACTCGGTGTCGCAGCTCCCCGCCAACCGGGTGCTGGTGCTCACCACGGGCGCGCAGGGAGAGCCGCGCGCGGGCCTCTCGCAGCTCGCCAGCAACGAGGGCGCCTTGCGCCTGGAGTCCGGCGACCTGGTCATCCTCAGCTCCCGCCCCATCCCCGGCAACGAGCGCTCGGTGGGCGCGCTCATCGACCAGCTCCACTGGCGCGGGGCGCGCGTCGTCTACGCGCAGGTGGAGCCCGGGGTGCACGTCTCGGGACACGCCAGCCGGCCGCAGCAGAAGCGCGTGCTGGACATCGTGCGGCCTCGCCACTTCATCCCGGTGCACGGCGAGGTGCGCATGCTCCACCGCCACCTGGCCACGGCGCGCGAGGCGGGACTCGAGCCCGCGCGGCTCCTGCTCGCCCACGACGGCGACGTGGTGACCTTCGAGGACGGCCACGGCCGCTTCACGGGCAGCGTGCCGGCGGGCCGCATCCTCCGGGACCGCTTCGGCGGGGGCATGGTGACGCCGGACACCCTGCTGGAGCGCACCCGGCTGGCCGAGACGGGCCTGGTGGTGGCGGTGATCGTCATCCAGCGCGACACGCTCAAGATTGCCGGCGGGCCGCAGCTCTCCGGCCAGGGACTGTCCGCCGAGGAACAGGCCGCCCTGCCCCGCGTGGCCGAGGAGGCCCGCGCCTTCTTCTCCGAGCTGTCCCCCCAGCTCCGGGGCGACGATGCGCTGGTGCGCGAGGAACTGACACGGGCGGTGCGGCGCGCCTTCAAACCGTACACCGCCCGGCGCCCCCTCGTGCTGCCCATGGTCGTCCGGGTGTAGGTGTGGTAAGGGCGCGCGAAGCCCCCCATGCCATCCTTCGACGTCGTCTCGAAAATCGACCTCGCCGAGCTCGATAACGCGGTCAACCAGGCCAAGAAGGAGCTCAGCACGCGCTACGACTTCCAGGGCACCCAGGCGGACATCGTCCTGGCCCCGGACCAGACTTCCCTCACCGTGAAGGCCAACAGTGAGGACCGCGTCCAGGCAGCCAAAGAAGTCCTGCTCACCCGGCTGGCCAAGCGCGGCATCAGCCTGCACACGCTGGAGTACGGCACGGTGGAGAAGACCGGCCTGCACAACGTGAAGCAGCCCATCAAGCTGCAGCAGGGCATCCCGGTGGAGAAGTCCAAGGAGCTGATCAAGCTGCTCAAGGACTCGAAGCTGAAGGTGCAGGCCTCCATCCAGGCGGATCAGCTCCGCGTCACCGGCAAGAACCGGGATGACCTCCAGGAGGCCATGGCCCTGTTCCGCCGCGAGCAGGACCGCCTGAAGCTGGACATGCAGTTCACCAACTTCCGGGACTGACACCTTCGAACATGCGCACTGTCCTGACGCCGCTGTGCCTGCTGCTGCTCGCCCTGCCCGCCTCGGCGCAGGATGACCGGGCCAGCCGCCCCGTCCCCACGCTGAAGAAGGCGCCTCGCCTCGAGGCCGGCCTCAAGGACTTCGTCCCCCCGCTCATCATCAAGCCCGAGCCCGTCCCGGGCGCCTCGGCGGCCTTCACGGCCAAGGTGGGCTGGCGCAAGGACATGCTGTTCGTGGGCGTGGAGGCCACGGATGATCAGCTCCTCGCAGGCGACGTCCTCAACCTGACGCTCTTCTTCCCCGGCGCGGGCACCACCGCCACCGGCTACACGTACCGCTTCGCGTTCGATGGCAAGCGCGCCTCGGGCTCGGACAGCGGGACGCCGCGCTTCGCCCAGGACCTGGTGAACGCGGGCGTGCAGCGCCGCGGCGACACGCTCATGGTCATGGCGGCCATCCCCGTGCGCGCCCTGCCCCGCTTCCCCGCGCACGACCCGATGG contains:
- a CDS encoding ribonuclease J: MLHVIPLGGLGEIGLNAMVLACRGEMLLIDAGLMFPSEGMPGVDIIIPDFTHLKQNASQLKGILLTHGHEDHVGALPFLLGEVPVPVYGTRFTLAMARQRLNELGIAADFREIEPRTPFTVGTQFTVEASRVTHTVPDAVGYIVRTPEGTVIHTGDFKLDPDPIDGLRTDLERWGEAGDEGVLCLLSDSTNSEVMEETGSERVVEQTFERLFREATGRIVVAMFSSNVHRVRHALTLCEKLGRKVALMGRSMIRNVELGRELGYLDFPDTLFIHLDSVSQLPANRVLVLTTGAQGEPRAGLSQLASNEGALRLESGDLVILSSRPIPGNERSVGALIDQLHWRGARVVYAQVEPGVHVSGHASRPQQKRVLDIVRPRHFIPVHGEVRMLHRHLATAREAGLEPARLLLAHDGDVVTFEDGHGRFTGSVPAGRILRDRFGGGMVTPDTLLERTRLAETGLVVAVIVIQRDTLKIAGGPQLSGQGLSAEEQAALPRVAEEARAFFSELSPQLRGDDALVREELTRAVRRAFKPYTARRPLVLPMVVRV
- a CDS encoding YajQ family cyclic di-GMP-binding protein — translated: MPSFDVVSKIDLAELDNAVNQAKKELSTRYDFQGTQADIVLAPDQTSLTVKANSEDRVQAAKEVLLTRLAKRGISLHTLEYGTVEKTGLHNVKQPIKLQQGIPVEKSKELIKLLKDSKLKVQASIQADQLRVTGKNRDDLQEAMALFRREQDRLKLDMQFTNFRD